The Daucus carota subsp. sativus chromosome 2, DH1 v3.0, whole genome shotgun sequence genome includes a window with the following:
- the LOC108209514 gene encoding transmembrane 9 superfamily member 1: MRTFFRLLSLLFLAAHLVVSPVSASESDHKYQADDSVTLWVNKVGPYNNPQETYNYYSLPFCHPSGHAGHKWGGLGEVLGGNELIDSQISIKFQKNVEKSTICELELDDAKVKKFKDAIENSYWFEFFIDDLPLWGFVGELHPDRNNDNKHVVYTHKNIIVQYNKDQIIHVNLTQENPKPLEAGKKLDMTYSVNWEPTNITFAHRFDVYLDYPFFEHQIHWFSIFNSFMMVIFLTGLVSMILMRTLRNDYAKYAREDDDLETLERDVSEESGWKLVHGDVFRPPRNLVLLSAVVGTGAQLAMLVLLVILVAIVGTLYIGRGAIVTTFILCYAFTSIISGYVSGGMYSRMGGKNWIKSMILTASLFPFLCFGIGFALNTVAIFYGSLAAIPFGTMVVVFVIWGFISFPLALLGTVFGRNWSGAPNNPCRVKTIPRPIPEKKWYLTPSVVAVMGGLLPFGSIFIEMYFVFTSFWNYKVYYVYGFMLLVFLILLIVTVCVTIVGTYFLLNAENYHWQWTSFFSAASTAVYVYLYSVYYFSVKTKMSGFFQTSFYFGYTLMFCLGLGILCGAVGYLGSNLFVRRIYRNIKCD, translated from the exons ATGCGGACCTTTTTCCGACTACTCTCTCTCCTTTTCCTCGCCGCACACCTCGTCGTTTCGCCGGTCTCCGCTTCCGAGTCGGATCATAAG TATCAAGCAGATGACTCTGTAACACTATGGGTGAACAAGGTTGGACCCTACAATAATCCCCAAGAGACATACAATTATTACAGTCTGCCATTTTGTCATCCATCTGGCCATGCTGGTCACAAGTGGGGTGGTCTGGGCGAAGTTTTGGGCGGAAACGAACTTATTGATAGTCAGATCAGCATAAAGTTTCAAA AGAATGTGGAGAAGAGTACCATCTGTGAACTTGAGCTTGATGATGCTAAGGTCAAAAAGTTTAAGGATGCTATTGAAAATAGCTattggtttgaatttttcataG ATGATCTGCCGTTATGGG GCTTTGTTGGTGAGCTACACCCTGATAGGAACAACGATAACAAGCATGTTGTCTACACACATAAGAATATCATTGTTCAGTACAATAAAGATCAG ATTATTCATGTTAATCTCACCCAGGAGAACCCAAAGCCATTGGAAGCTGGGAAGAAATTGGACATGACATATTCAGTAAATTGGGAACCAACTAACATCACATTTGCTCATCGTTTCGATGTATACCTGGACTACCCTTTTTTTGAGCATCAG ATCCATTGGTTCTCTATTTTCAATTCATTTATGATGGTTATCTTTCTCACGGGTCTGGTTTCAATGATATTGATGCGAACTCTTAGAAATGACTATGCTAAATATGCTCGTGAAGATGATGATTTAGAAACTTTG GAAAGAGATGTTAGTGAAGAGTCTGGTTGGAAACTTGTTCATGGAGATGTTTTTAGGCCTCCACGCAATTTGGTGTTACTCTCTGCTGTTGTTGGTACAGGGGCTCAGCTGGCTATGCTGGTTCTGCTTGTTATCTTGGTCGCCATAGTTGGTACATTATATATCGG GAGAGGAGCAATTGTTACAACCTTTATACTGTGTTATGCTTTCACCTCAATTATTTCTGGTTACGTAAGTGGTGGGATGTATTCACGAATGGGGG GAAAAAACTGGATAAAGTCGATGATCCTGACGGCGTCCCTGTTTCCATTTTTGTGCTTCGGCATTGGTTTTGCTCTGAACACAGTTGCTATATTCTATGGCTCTCTGGCAGCTATTCCCTTTGGCACAATGGTGGTTGTTTTTGTGATCTGGGGTTTTATCTCTTTTCCCCTGGCTCTTCTTGGTACTGTTTTTGGAAGGAATTGGAGTGGTGCTCCAAACAATCCATGTCGGGTAAAGACAATTCCTCGCCCAATTCCTGAGAAGAAGTGGTATCTCACACCATCTGTGGTGGCAGTTATGGGAGGACTCCTACCCTTTGGCAGCATTTTTATTGAGATGTATTTCGTCTTCACTTCGTTCTGGAACTACAAG GTGTATTATGTCTATGGTTTTATGTTGCTGGTCTTTCTGATCCTCCTTATTGTGACTGTATGTGTGACTATTGTGGGAACATATTTCTTGCTGAATGCTGAGAATTACCATTGGCAGTGGACTTCGTTCTTCTCAGCTGCTTCCACAGCTGTCTATGTGTACTTGTATTCAGTGTATTATTTCTCAGTGAAGACTAAGATGTCGGGATTTTTCCAAACCAGCTTTTACTTTGGATATACTTTGATGTTCTGCCTTGGTTTAGGAATTCTATGCG GAGCTGTCGGTTACTTGGGCTCCAATCTTTTTGTAAGGAGGATTTACCGAAATATCAAATGCGACTAA
- the LOC108210015 gene encoding serine/threonine-protein kinase SRK2A, with the protein MEKYELVKDIGAGNFGVARLMRNKDTKELVAMKYIERGHKIDENVAREIINHRSLRHPNIIRFKEVVLTPTHLAIVMEYAAGGELFERICNAGRFSEDEARYFFQQLISGVNYCHSMQICHRDLKLENTLLDGNPAPRLKICDFGYSKSSLLHSRPKSTVGTPAYIAPEVLSRKEYDGKLADVWSCGVTLYVMLVGAYPFEDQEDPKNFRKTIQRIMAVKYMIPEYVHISQDCRNLLSRIFVPSATRRITIKEIKSHPWFLKNLPRELREGAQLMYYRKEDPAFSLQSVEDIMKIVEEAKKPPPVSRAVSGFGWGDEDVGVATTEEEEEDEYDKQVKEAHQSGEVPLAQESAN; encoded by the exons ATGGAAAAATACGAGCTTGTCAAGGATATTGGGGCTGGGAATTTTGGTGTGGCTCGGCTCATGAGGAACAAAGACACTAAGGAGCTTGTTGCTATGAAATACATTGAGAGAGGACACAAG ATTGATGAGAATGTTGCGCGGGAGATCATTAATCACAGGTCACTAAGGCACCCAAATATAATAAGATTCAAGGAG GTGGTACTCACTCCAACCCACCTTGCTATAGTGATGGAATATGCAGCCGGAGGGGAGCTATTTGAGCGCATCTGCAATGCTGGAAGATTCAGTGAGGACGAG GCTCGATACTTCTTCCAGCAGCTGATATCAGGAGTGAACTATTGTCATTCTATG CAAATCTGCCATAGAGACTTGAAGCTGGAGAATACTCTATTGGATGGGAATCCTGCACCACGCTTGAAAATATGTGATTTTGGCTACTCAAAG TCGTCTTTGCTCCATTCTAGGCCTAAATCAACTGTAGGCACTCCGGCATACATTGCTCCAGAGGTTCTCTCTCGTAAAGAATATGATGGCAAG TTGGCAGATGTATGGTCATGTGGAGTGACGCTATATGTAATGCTAGTTGGAGCATATCCTTTCGAAGACCAAGAGGATCCAAAAAATTTCAGGAAGACTATTCAG CGGATTATGGCCGTAAAATACATGATTCCAGAATATGTTCACATATCTCAAGACTGCAGGAATCTCCTTTCTCGCATATTTGTTCCGTCTGCAACCAGG AGGATTACCATCAAGGAAATCAAGAGCCACCCGTGGTTTTTGAAAAACTTGCCAAGGGAACTAAGAGAAGGAGCTCAACTCATGTACTACAGAAAGGAAGACCCTGCATTTTCTCTCCAGAGTGTGGAGGATATCATGAAAATTGTTGAAGAAGCTAAGAAACCTCCTCCTGTTAGCCGTGCAGTTTCAGGATTTGGATGGGGAGATGAGGATGTGGGTGTTGCAACGAcagaggaggaggaggaagacGAATATGATAAGCAAGTGAAGGAGGCCCACCAAAGCGGAGAAGTTCCTCTTGCCCAAGAGTCTGCTAATTAA
- the LOC108206976 gene encoding MLO-like protein 4 yields MEELIREGRSLKETPTWSVAAVTTVMVFLCFFAQRSIYNFGKWLKKTRRKALFASLEKIKEELMLLGLISLLLGQWANVISQICLDSSLFSSKFFLCSQEDFEIKEHITLRKSVFLNETEDPSKEIKFPVTHHCGKGREPFVSHEGLEQLNRFLFVLGITHVLYSCVAVGLAMSKIYSWRKWEYLARVSAESNFQAKKNKVMRRQSTFILHHASHPWIRSRVLIWMLCFFRQFRTTIQKSDYFALRLGFITVHNLPLSYNFHNYMVRSMEEEFYGMVGISWPLWGYAIICIFINIHGLNIYFWIAFIPAILAMLVGTKQQHIVSLLALEIVEPKDPSVGSQVKPSDHLFWFRKPEIMLRLIQFISFQNAFEMATFIWSLWGLKQRSCFMKNHTMIIIRLACGIMVQFWCSYSTVPLNVIITQMGSRCKKALIAENVRDSLHSWCKRVKERSKRDAVNSIATRSTCSLGSTIDEGDEIITVASPTISPCSSNASLNQLCIASSDPPTNGPDQFEHEHSFRASEYATGDVNNGNVEDRKDEKTVTLFELLRNT; encoded by the exons ATGGAGGAGCTCATAAGAGAAGGAAGGTCTCTCAAGGAGACACCAACATGGTCAGTTGCAGCAGTCACTACTGTCATGgtctttttgtgtttttttgccCAAAGATCTATCTATAACTTTGGAAAG TGGTTGAAGAAGACTAGAAGGAAGGCTCTTTTTGCTTCTTTGGAAAAGATTAAGGAGG AGCTGATGCTGCTTGGACTTATTTCTTTGTTGTTGGGGCAGTGGGCAAATGTGATTTCACAGATCTGTTTAGACTCCTCTCTTTTTAGTAGCAAGTTCTTCCTATGTTCACAAGaagattttgaaatcaaagagcATATTACACTCAGAAAGTCCGTGTTCTTGAATGAGACTGAAGATCCATctaaagaaattaaatttcCGGTTACTCATCATTGTGGCAAG GGGCGTGAACCTTTTGTTTCTCATGAAGGTCTTGAACAGCTTAATCGTTTCTTGTTTGTTCTTGGCATTACTCATGTTCTGTATAGTTGTGTTGCCGTTGGTTTGGCAATGAGCAAG ATTTACAGCTGGAGGAAATGGGAATATCTAGCAAGAGTTTCAGCGGAAAGCAATTTTCAAG CAAAGAAAAACAAGGTTATGAGACGACAATCCACCTTTATCTTACATCATGCATCTCATCCCTGGATAAGGAGTAGAGTTCTCATTTGGATG CTCTGTTTTTTCAGACAGTTTAGGACTACTATTCAGAAGTCAGATTACTTTGCACTACGACTGGGTTTCATCACC GTTCACAACTTACCACTTTCTTATAATTTCCACAATTATATGGTCCGGAGCATGGAAGAAGAATTTTATGGAATGGTGGGAATAAG CTGGCCACTATGGGGCTATGCCATAATATGCATCTTCATAAACATACATG GTCTAAATATTTACTTCTGGATTGCATTCATTCCTGCAATT CTCGCCATGTTGGTGGGAACAAAACAACAACACATTGTGTCCTTGTTAGCGCTTGAAATTGTGGAACCAAAGGATCCATCTGTCGGAAGCCAAGTAAAGCCAAGTGATCATCTTTTTTGGTTTCGAAAACCAGAAATAATGTTGCGCTTAATACAGTTCATATCATTTCAg AATGCCTTTGAGATGGCAACCTTTATTTGGTCCTTG TGGGGATTAAAGCAACGATCATGTTTCATGAAGAACCATACAATGATTATCATACGGCTGGCTTGTGG GATTATGGTCCAGTTCTGGTGTAGCTATAGCACTGTGCCTCTGAATGTTATCATTACACAG ATGGGTTCTCGGTGCAAGAAAGCCTTGATAGCAGAAAATGTGAGGGACTCACTCCACAGTTGGTGTAAAAGAGTGAAAGAAAGGTCTAAGCGCGATGCTGTAAACTCCATAGCAACAAGGTCTACATGTTCACTGGGATCAACAATAGACGAAGGCGATGAAATCATTACAGTGGCATCTCCTACTATATCACCCTGCTCTTCTAATGCTTCACTGAACCAACTATGCATAGCATCAAGTGATCCACCAACTAATGGTCCTGACCAATTTGAACACGAGCATTCTTTTCGGGCATCTGAATATGCAACAGGTGATGTGAACAATGGGAATGTGGAAGATCGTAAGGACGAAAAAACTGTGACATTGTTTGAATTGTTGAGAAACACATGA
- the LOC108209888 gene encoding cleavage and polyadenylation specificity factor subunit 3-I, protein MASTAQPTSSLKRRDSMPTRESDQLIITPLGAGSEVGRSCVYMTFKGKTVLFDCGIHPAYSGMAALPYFDEIDPSTIDVLLITHFHLDHAASLPYFLEKTTFKGRVFMTHATKAIYKLLLSDYVKVSKVSVEDMLFDEQDILRSMDKIEVIDFHQTLEVNGIRFWCYTAGHVLGAAMFMVDIAGVRVLYTGDFSREEDRHLRAAELPQFSPDICIIESTYGVQLQQSRSVREKRFTDVIHSTVAQGGRVLIPAFALGRAQELLLILDEYWANHPELHNIPIYYASPLAKRCMAVYQTYINSMNERIRNQFATSNPFDFKHISPLKSIDNFDDVGPSVVMASPGGLQSGLSRQLFDKWCGDKKNSCLIPGYVVEGTLAKTIINEPKEVQLMNGLNAPLNMQVHYISFSAHADYAQTSTFLKELMPPNIILVHGEANEMGRLKQKLISLFADRNTKIISPKNCQSVEMYFNSEKMAKTIGKLAEKTPEVGEAVNGLLVKKGFSYQIMASEDLHVFSQLSTANVMQRISIPYTGAFGVIKHRLKQIYESVESSTDDESGVPTLRVHDRVTVKQESEKHVSLHWTADPISDMVSDSVVALVLNASREMPKVVVESEPIKDDVEDEKKAEKIINAILVSLFGDVKLGENGKLVITVDGNVANLDKQSGEVESENAGLKERVRIAYQRIQTAVKPIPLSAS, encoded by the exons ATGGCTTCAACGGCACAGCCCACGTCGTCTTTAAAGAGGAGAGATTCAATGCCAACAAGAGAGAGTGATCAGCTGATTATAACTCCTCTAGGTGCTGGCAGTGAAGTCGGTCGTTCTTGTGTTTACATGACTTTTAAGGGCAAAACTGTTCTg tttgattgtGGGATTCATCCGGCTTACTCGGGAATGGCGGCATTGCCTTACTTTGATGAGATTGATCCTTCCACTATTGATGTTCTTCTTATCACTCA TTTTCACTTAGATCATGCTGCATCTCTTCCTTACTTTCTAGAGAAG ACCACTTTTAAAGGGCGGGTTTTCATGACTCATGCAACAAAGGCTATCTACAAGCTGCTTTTGTCAGATTATGTGAAAGTGAGCAAGGTTTCTGTTGAGGACATGTTATTTGATGAACAAGACATTCTTCGTTCAATGGATAAAATTGAG GTTATTGACTTCCATCAGACATTAGAAGTAAATGGCATTCGCTTCTGGTGTTATACTGCTGGCCATGTCCTCGGTGCTGCTATGTTCATGGTTGACATTGCTGGTGTCAGAGTTCTCTATACTGGAGACTTTTCACGAGAAGAAGATAGGCATCTTCGTGCTGCTGAGCTCCCACAATTTTCCCCTGATATCTGTATTATTGAATCCACATACGGTGTTCAACTCCAGCAGTCAAGAAGCGTACGTGAGAAGCGGTTCACTGATGTGATTCACTCTACTGTTGCACAAGGTGGCCGAGTATTGATTCCAGCTTTTGCTCTTGGCCGTGCCCAAGAACTACTTCTGATACTTGATGAATATTGGGCAAACCATCCTGAGCTCCATAACATTCCCATTTATTATGCTTCTCCGCTGGCAAAAAGGTGCATGGCTGTTTATCAGACTTACATCAATTCCATGAATGAAAGAATCCGTAACCAATTTGCCACTTCAAACCCTTTTGATTTCAAACACATATCACCACTGAAAAGCATCGATAACTTTGATGATGTAGGCCCATCAGTTGTGATGGCAAGTCCGGGTGGACTTCAGAGCGGACTGTCAAGACAACTATTTGACAAGTGGTGTGGTGACAAGAAAAATTCTTGTCTTATTCCTGGTTATGTGGTGGAAGGGACACTAGCAAAAACTATCATTAATGAACCCAAGGAAGTCCAGCTCATGAATGGTCTAAATGCTCCTCTGAACATGCAAGTTCATTACATATCCTTCTCGGCTCACGCAGATTATGCCCAAACAAGTACATTCTTGAAAGAGCTCATGCCTCCAAACATAATTCTCGTTCATGGAGAAGCTAATGAGATGGGGAGGCTCAAGCAAAAGCTTATATCTTTATTTGCTGACCGCAACACCAAAATCATCTCCCCTAAGAACTGCCAGTCTGTCGAAATGTATTTTAACTCAGAGAAAATGGCAAAAACTATAGGGAAGTTGGCTGAAAAGACCCCAGAAGTTGGAGAAGCTGTTAATGGCTTATTGGTAAAGAAAGGATTTTCTTACCAAATCATGGCCAGTGAGGATTTGCACGTTTTCTCCCAGCTGTCTACAGCTAATGTCATGCAAAGAATTAGCATTCCTTACACAGGTGCTTTTGGTGTGATTAAGCATCGGCTAAAACAGATATATGAGAGTGTTGAATCTTCGACAGATGATGAATCTGGGGTTCCAACTTTGCGTGTGCATGATAGAGTGACAGTGAAGCAAGAGTCAGAGAAACACGTCTCACTTCACTGGACTGCAGACCCTATAAGTGACATGGTATCAGATTCAGTTGTGGCTCTGGTACTAAACGCCAGCAGAGAGATGCCTAAGGTGGTGGTTGAGTCTGAACCCATAAAAGATGACGTGGAGGATGAGAAGAAAGCTGAGAAAATTATCAATGCCAtccttgtttctcttttcggTGATGTTAAGTTGGGAGAGAATGGGAAACTGGTCATCACAGTAGATGGGAACGTGGCGAATCTTGATAAACAGAGTGGTGAAGTTGAAAGTGAAAACGCAGGTCTAAAGGAACGTGTAAGGATTGCATATCAACGGATTCAGACTGCTGTGAAACCAATTCCCCTCTCTGCATCTTAA
- the LOC108205712 gene encoding thiamine biosynthetic bifunctional enzyme TH1, chloroplastic, which translates to MQVFMLGFQLSGVLNLKAVHETNVYAVTTGCSKQRLPHVLTVAGSDSGAGAGIQADLKACAARGVYCSTVVTAVTAQNTVGVQGVNIVPERFVSEQLQSVLSDMNVDVVKTGMLPTVGIVKALYDRLKQYPVQALVVDPVMVSTSGDVLAGPSVLDTFRDQLLPMADIATPNLKEASALLGGIRLQTVSDMRSAAKSIHNNMGPRNVLIKGGDLPASSDAVDIFFDGVEFYELRSSRIQTRNSHGTGCTLASCIAAELAKGSQMLPAVRVAKHYVETALDYSKDILIGNGLQGPFDHLCKLKRNIRNSSKPQRFDPDDLLLYAVTDSRMNNKWGRSITDSVRAAIEGGATIVQLREKDIETSNFLEAAKKSLEVCRSHGVPLLINDRIDIALACDADGVHVGQSDMPVHVARSLLGPEKIIGVSCKTPEQAHQAWVNGADYIGSGGVYSTNTKANNITIGLDGLKTVCLASKLPVVAIGGIGPSNVRAVMELGLENLKGVAVVSALFDRECIASEAQNLHTLVSETMKATSVFHD; encoded by the exons ATGCAAGTTTTTATGCTAGGATTTCAGCTGTCTGGGGTCTTGAATCTCAAGGCTGTGCACGAAACGAATGTTTATGCTGTAACAACTGGATGCTCTAAGCAAAGATTACCTCATGTTTTGACTGTTGCGGGATCGGATTCCGGAGCTGGTGCTGGAATCCAGGCTGACCTTAAAGCTTGTGCTGCTCGTGGAGTGTACTGTTCTACTGTAGTGACTGCTGTCACTGCACAGAACACTGTAGGGGTTCAG GGTGTGAACATTGTTCCAGAGAGATTTGTGTCAGAGCAGTTGCAATCTGTCCTCTCGGACATGAATGTCGATGTT GTAAAAACAGGCATGCTTCCCACCGTGGGCATAGTGAAAGCGCTCTATGACCGTTTGAAGCAATATCCAGTTCAAG CTCTGGTGGTTGACCCGGTCATGGTATCAACTAGTGGCGATGTGCTGGCTGGTCCTTCTGTTCTGGATACGTTTAG GGACCAGCTTCTCCCCATGGCTGATATAGCAACTCCTAATCTTAAAGAGGCTTCTGCTTTACTTGGTGGCATACGTCTGCAAACAGTGTCTGACATGCGTTCTGCTGCGAAGTCCATACATAATAATATGGGTCCAAG AAATGTGCTTATCAAAGGTGGTGACCTCCCAGCTTCATCAGATGCTGTAGATATTTTCTTTGATG GTGTGGAGTTCTATGAGCTGCGGTCCTCAAGGATACAAACTCGAAATAGTCATGGAACCGGTTGTACTTTGGCTTCTTGTATAGCAGCTGAACTAGCAAAAGGCTCTCAGATGCTGCCAGCTGTTAgg GTTGCAAAACACTATGTTGAGACTGCATTGGATTATAGCAAAGATATCCTCATTGGAAATGGGCTTCAAGGTCCTTTTGACCACCTATGTAAGCTTAAACGGAACATTCGAAATTCAAGTAAACCACAACGATTTGATCCAGATGATCTCCTTTTGTATGCCGTGACAGACTCacggatgaataataaatgggGTCGCTCTATCACAGATTCTGTTAGAGCTGCCATAGAGGGTGGTGCCACCATAGTACAGCTAAG GGAAAAAGATATTGAGACGAGCAACTTTCTAGAAGCAGCAAAAAAAAGCCTGGAAGTTTGCCGTTCACATGGTGTACCTCTATTGATAAATGACCGTATAGATATTGCTCTTGCTTGTGATGCAGATGGCGTGCATGTCGGCCAGTCAGACATGCCTGTACATGTTGCTCGCTCTCTTCTGGGGCCAGAAAAGATTATTGGTGTATCTTGCAAAACACCAGAACAAGCTCATCAGGCCTGGGTTAATGGTGCTGATTACATAGGTAGCGGTGGCGTGTACTCAACCAATACAAAAGCAAACAATATAACTATAGGTTTAGATGGCCTTAAAACTGTATGCCTGGCATCCAAGTTACCGGTGGTTGCCATTGGAGGCATTGGTCCTTCAAATGTTCGTGCAGTGATGGAACTAGGTTTGGAAAATTTGAAAGGTGTTGCAGTTGTATCTGCACTATTTGACAGGGAATGCATCGCCTCTGAGGCACAAAATTTACATACATTGGTATCGGAGACCATGAAGGCGACCTCAGTATTTCATGATTAG
- the LOC108206309 gene encoding uncharacterized protein LOC108206309, whose translation MLGFVADQFAAPSQAPKPRMRRARSYNVSSQGQDGWTIRKTLTSSDVDITHPFLTLPRQPVENHILVHLTQLERNQLNNREQVTINARDEDTGENHVMKLKWRGSYYNLIGKWGKLVRAKGLDAGREIKLRWLNGCLHFSVPTLQVMTAIPIQMVAPPIHREQWPIKKVLTLSDVDTNHPFLPLARRSVEDHILIHWTQQQRELLRNEEQVNVNALDVDSGEMYVMKLRWRGNYYNLIGKWGKIIRRKGLGVGKEIKICWGNGCLNFSVPYERNVVVLPGQEQWPIKKALTLSDVDTNHPFLTLPGKAVEDHILYYLTLQAREQLRIERQLNINARDDDTGDLYIMKLKWRGSYYNLIGKWGQIIRGKRLQVGREIRVRWDNGCLIFSVPES comes from the exons ATGCTTGGCTTCGTTGCTGATCAATTTGCCGCTCCTTCTCAAGCTCCGAAACCAA GGATGAGGAGAGCAAGATCATATAATGTTTCCAGTCAAGGACAAGATGGGTGGACCATTAGAAAGACCCTAACTTCGTCTGATGTTGATATCACTCATCCGTTCCTCACTTTGCCTCGTCAACCAGTTGAAAACCATATACTTGTGCATTTGACACAGCTAGAgcggaatcaattaaataatagaGAGCAGGTAACTATTAATGCTCGAGATGAGGATACAGGGGAGAATCATGTCATGAAGTTGAAGTGGCGTGGAAGTTATTATAACCTTATTGGGAAATGGGGAAAACTTGTTCGAGCTAAGGGACTTGATGCTGGAAGAGAAATAAAACTACGCTGGTTAAATGGATGCTTACATTTCTCAGTTCCAACCCTGCAGGTCATGACAGCAATACCAATACAGATGGTTGCACCACCAATACATCGAGAACAGTGGCCTATTAAAAAGGTTTTAACACTGTCTGATGTGGATACTAATCATCCGTTCTTACCGCTGGCGCGACGATCAGTTGAAGATCATATTCTTATTCATTGGACTCAGCAGCAAAGAGAACTTTTAAGAAATGAAGAACAAGTTAATGTGAATGCTCTAGACGTTGATAGTGGGGAAATGTATGTTATGAAATTGAGGTGGCGTGGAAATTATTATAATCTTATCGGGAAATGGGGAAAAATAATTCGGCGTAAGGGACTTGGTGTTGGAAAAGAGATAAAAATATGCTGGGGTAATGGATGCTTAAACTTTTCAGTTCCCTACGAACGAAATGTTGTCGTTCTACCAGGACAGGAACAATGGCCTATTAAGAAGGCACTAACTTTATCTGATGTAGATACCAATCATCCATTTCTCACTTTGCCCGGAAAAGCAGTCGAAGAtcatattctatattacttgacACTTCAAGCACGCGAGCAGTTGAGAATCGAACGTCAACTCAATATTAATGCTCGTGATGATGACACCGGTGAtctatatataatgaagttGAAATGGCGTGGGAGTTATTATAATCTTATTGGGAAATGGGGTCAGATTATTAGAGGGAAAAGACTACAGGTCGGAAGAGAGATAAGAGTGCGCTGGGATAATGGGTGCCTAATCTTCTCAGTTCCAGAATCATAG